In one Balaenoptera acutorostrata chromosome 5, mBalAcu1.1, whole genome shotgun sequence genomic region, the following are encoded:
- the LOC103006299 gene encoding 60S ribosomal protein L23-like has product MPKRGRGGSSGEKFRISLGLPFGAVINCADNTGAKNLYIISVKGVKGRLNRLPAAGVGDMVMATVKKGKQELRKKVHPAVVIRQRKSYRRKDGVFLYFEDNTGVIVNNKGYMKGSAVTGPVAKECADLWPRIASNAGSIA; this is encoded by the coding sequence ATGCCAAAGCGAGGACGTGGTGGGTCCTCTGGTGAGAAATTCCGGATTTCCTTGGGTCTTCCGTTTGGAGCCGTGATCAACTGTGCTGACAACACAGGAGCCAAAAATCTGTATATCATCTCCGTGAAGGGGGTCAAGGGACGACTCAATAGACTTCCTGCTGCTGGTGTGGGTGACATGGTGATGGCCACCGTCAAGAAAGGCAAACAAGAGCTCAGAAAGAAGGTACATCCAGCAGTGGTAATTCGACAACGAAAGTCATACCGGAGAAAGGATggtgtgtttctttattttgaagataaCACGGGGGTCATAGTAAACAATAAAGGCTACATGAAAGGTTCTGCCGTCACAGGACCAGTTGCAAAAGAATGTGCAGACTTGTGGCCCAGGATTGCATCCAATGCAGGCAGCATTGCATGA